The Montipora capricornis isolate CH-2021 chromosome 1, ASM3666992v2, whole genome shotgun sequence genome contains a region encoding:
- the LOC138051037 gene encoding tigger transposable element-derived protein 6-like, protein MNRTLFDCGVRKSVELKNGSLLDITSTMKKTAMLTKSYDVQCSCCGKAFNGQQYLDSHMKFKHPSSTAENSHEGQQHRDISANQKEADVPCSVLDDSPPEAPNDPIIVNEESLGKKRRGSEKRKSYTVEFKKKTLDFLDSLTSSKNKYKIVSREKSVHRTLVQKWDKNRGQIFKELELNKRCKNSGNIRDARQRRKMVSEKPKHHERYPLAAKLVIAEFKVRRAAGCKVTKLWLRKKMKSKIEMCYGKSEADKFKGRNNWFQRFKKRHGLALRRRTNKKKNSADDGREIIQKFHKNLRKSLKTHRRRDKSSIDPKYGRWTPGNRYNVDQVPLPFVVDQGTTYDTVGNKQVWVSQPSSGLDKRQATLQLCIRAEGDQNVKPALVFRGKGNISSAEKDIYDERVDVYFQQNAWIDAEVNMQWCRKTLFPGVGNTEQEKVIFADNVSFQQSKEFHEACRNEINATVYMLPENHTDKIQPIDAGCGRMMKVKISCAMDRWLETEENLDKWHDKLSAKDRRILMTRWTGEAWSELKENKGFLKRLFEKTGCLLTIDGSGDEFITPQGLKDYHF, encoded by the coding sequence ATGAATCGAACTTTGTTTGATTGTGGCGTTCGAAAATCAGTTGAATTGAAGAATGGTTCTTTGCTTGATATCACATCAACTATGAAGAAGACCGCTATGCTGACCAAAAGCTATGATGTTCAATGTAGCTGCTGTGGTAAAGCGTTCAATGGTCAACAATATCTTGACAGTCACATGAAATTTAAACACCCGAGCTCGACGGCCGAGAACTCCCACGAGGGCCAACAACATCGAGATATTTCGGCTAATCAAAAGGAAGCAGATGTTCCTTGCTCAGTGCTTGATGATAGCCCACCAGAAGCTCCTAATGATCCTATTATTGTTAACGAAGAAAGTCTTGGAAAGAAGCGAAGGGGTAGTGAGAAGCGCAAATCCTACACAGTtgaattcaaaaagaaaacccTTGATTTTTTGGATTCTTTGACGTCATCAAAAAATAAGTACAAGATAGTTTCGAGGGAAAAAAGTGTTCATCGGACTCTGGTGCAAAAATGGGACAAAAATAGAGGCCAGATATTCAAGGAACTAGAACTAAACAAAAGGTGCAAAAACTCTGGCAACATAAGAGATGCAAGGCAAAGAAGGAAAATGGTGTCTGAAAAACCGAAGCATCATGAACGGTATCCACTTGCAGCAAAGCTAGTGATTGCTGAATTCAAAGTAAGAAGAGCAGCTGGATGCAAGGTCACCAAACTTTGGCTCCGAAAGAAAATGAAGTCAAAAATAGAGATGTGTTACGGAAAGAGTGAAGCTGATAAATTCAAAGGGAGAAACAACTGGTTTCAACGGTTTAAGAAAAGACACGGTTTGGCACTTAGAAGAAGAACCAACAAGAAGAAAAACAGTGCTGATGATGGAAGGGAAATCATTCAGAAGTTTCATAAAAACTTGAGGAAATCCCTAAAAACACATAGGAGAAGAGATAAATCATCCATTGATCCTAAATATGGAAGATGGACTCCTGGAAACAGGTACAATGTAGACCAAGTGCCGCTCCCGTTTGTAGTCGATCAAGGGACAACTTATGACACAGTTGGCAATAAGCAAGTGTGGGTTTCACAACCTTCATCCGGTCTAGATAAAAGACAAGCTACCTTGCAACTTTGCATAAGGGCTGAAGGCGACCAGAATGTTAAGCCTGCTCTTGTATTCAGAGGGAAAGGCAATATAAGCTCTGCAGAGAAAGACATCTATGATGAAAGAGTTGATGTCTATTTTCAACAAAATGCTTGGATTGATGCAGAAGTTAACATGCAATGGTGCAGGAAAACACTTTTTCCTGGGGTTGGAAATACTGAACAGGAGAAGGTAATTTTTGCAGACAATGTCAGTTTCCAACAATCCAAAGAGTTCCACGAAGCATGCAGGAATGAAATTAATGCTACTGTATATATGCTGCCTGAGAACCACACCGATAAAATCCAGCCCATTGATGCAGGGTGTGGACGAATGATGAAAGTTAAAATTTCTTGTGCAATGGACAGGTGGCTAGAGACAGAGGAAAACCTTGATAAATGGCATGACAAACTTTCTGCTAAGGACAGGCGGATTTTGATGACTCGGTGGACTGGGGAAGCGTGGAGTGagcttaaagaaaacaaagggtTTCTCAAGAGGTTGTTTGAGAAAACAGGCTGCCTGTTGACAATCGATGGCTCTGGTGATGAGTTTATTACTCCTCAGGGTTTGAAGGATTACCACTTTTAA